The following proteins come from a genomic window of Mucinivorans hirudinis:
- a CDS encoding Na+/H+ antiporter NhaA type produces MASPLAGGTVLIICTIIAIVLSNIEATAHWYHSIWTRNLTIGFEGFQLSKPLELWINDALMAVFFFVVGLEIKREIIGGQLNSLKQASLPIAAAFGGMAVPALIYFFFNGEGVAKDGWGIPMATDIAFALGILSMMSTRVPLSLKIFLTALAIVDDLGAILVIAIFYSSQIDWLMLGAAALVFAYLVSLNRRGVHKMRWYLFPSIILWILFLKSGVHATIAGVLIAMTMPYTAKYSKKFFLDHSHDLRERFRLADKGNIDVIHNETQHYILQDMRVLSRNAISPVQRLEHALHGAVAFFIMPIFALANAGIAVSVADLHALVSDQGLGIIMGLVIGKPLGIILFSFLAIKLGWSVMPSGATWAKLVAVGCLGGIGFTMSIFIDNLAFTDPTLINYGKMAILFASVLAATIGCLLMVMTKKVGLKDRW; encoded by the coding sequence ATGGCATCACCCCTAGCAGGTGGTACTGTTCTGATTATCTGTACAATAATTGCCATAGTTCTATCCAATATCGAAGCTACGGCTCATTGGTATCACTCGATATGGACGCGTAATTTAACTATCGGTTTCGAGGGTTTTCAGCTCAGTAAACCGCTGGAGTTGTGGATAAATGATGCCCTTATGGCTGTCTTTTTCTTTGTCGTTGGGTTGGAGATTAAGCGTGAAATTATTGGCGGACAGCTCAATTCGCTCAAGCAGGCATCCCTTCCCATTGCAGCAGCTTTTGGAGGTATGGCTGTGCCGGCACTTATATACTTCTTTTTTAATGGAGAGGGTGTTGCAAAAGATGGCTGGGGGATACCGATGGCAACGGATATAGCCTTTGCCTTGGGTATACTCTCGATGATGAGTACGCGTGTGCCACTCTCTTTGAAAATTTTCCTCACGGCACTCGCCATTGTGGACGATTTGGGGGCGATTCTAGTAATTGCGATTTTCTATTCGTCTCAAATAGATTGGTTGATGCTCGGTGCGGCGGCTTTGGTTTTTGCCTATTTGGTTTCGCTCAACCGCCGTGGGGTGCACAAGATGCGTTGGTATCTATTCCCGAGTATAATTTTGTGGATACTGTTCTTGAAATCAGGCGTTCACGCCACCATTGCCGGTGTTCTCATTGCGATGACTATGCCCTATACGGCAAAATATAGCAAGAAGTTTTTCCTCGACCACAGCCACGACCTTCGCGAGCGCTTTCGGCTTGCAGATAAAGGTAATATTGATGTTATCCACAATGAGACACAACATTATATATTACAGGATATGCGGGTCTTGTCGCGTAATGCCATATCGCCCGTACAGCGATTGGAGCACGCCCTGCACGGGGCGGTGGCGTTCTTTATAATGCCTATCTTTGCCCTTGCAAATGCCGGCATTGCTGTATCGGTAGCAGACCTTCACGCGCTTGTCTCGGACCAGGGACTTGGTATTATTATGGGCTTGGTGATTGGTAAACCCCTTGGAATCATATTGTTCAGTTTCTTGGCTATCAAGTTGGGATGGTCTGTGATGCCCTCGGGTGCGACGTGGGCAAAGTTAGTTGCGGTGGGATGTTTGGGAGGTATCGGCTTTACGATGTCTATTTTTATTGATAATCTTGCCTTTACAGACCCAACGTTGATTAATTACGGAAAGATGGCAATCCTTTTTGCCTCGGTTTTGGCGGCAACTATTGGTTGCTTGTTGATGGTGATGACCAAAAAAGTGGGGTTGAAGGATAGATGGTAG
- a CDS encoding 3'(2'),5'-bisphosphate nucleotidase, which translates to MCLAREQTDFLLTRAFNAAVSAGAKIYEIYTSYDDFGVSLKADSTPITIADRQAHSIIAKRLAQTRIPILSEEGRDILYEERQNWDLFWLVDPLDGTRQFIERTGEFTINIALIADNKPLLGVIYHPCSDTVYLSDPDRGAFSKVGVRVSQTTEYTVNEIFRDARKLPLHNEQGGRSARLLLSRVRESNVAHDFIENVRTDHPDLQVLEYGSSLKLCLLAEGSADYYIRTTQTMEWDTAAGEAIMRGAGVRICDLHGNDLQYNKEKLENPPFLCKCSR; encoded by the coding sequence ATGTGTTTAGCCCGTGAGCAGACAGACTTTTTATTGACAAGAGCCTTCAACGCCGCAGTAAGTGCAGGTGCGAAGATTTATGAGATTTACACGAGCTATGACGACTTTGGTGTCAGCCTCAAAGCCGACTCCACACCAATCACCATAGCCGACCGCCAGGCGCACTCCATAATCGCCAAGCGGCTTGCGCAAACCAGAATCCCCATCCTGAGCGAAGAGGGGCGAGATATACTCTACGAGGAGCGGCAAAATTGGGATCTCTTCTGGTTGGTAGACCCCCTTGACGGTACAAGACAATTCATCGAGCGTACAGGAGAGTTTACCATCAACATCGCCCTTATTGCGGATAACAAACCTCTTTTGGGTGTAATTTATCACCCCTGTTCCGATACTGTCTACCTGAGCGACCCCGACCGCGGAGCATTTTCTAAGGTCGGTGTGAGAGTTTCTCAAACAACAGAATATACAGTTAATGAGATTTTTCGCGATGCCCGTAAACTACCCCTACATAACGAGCAAGGGGGGAGAAGTGCACGCCTCTTGCTCAGCAGGGTGAGGGAGAGTAACGTGGCGCACGACTTCATAGAAAACGTACGAACAGACCACCCCGACCTGCAAGTGTTGGAGTATGGCAGCTCGTTGAAACTATGTCTCTTAGCCGAGGGCAGCGCGGACTACTATATAAGAACCACTCAGACAATGGAGTGGGACACGGCAGCCGGTGAGGCTATTATGCGCGGTGCAGGAGTCCGCATATGCGATTTGCATGGCAATGACCTTCAGTATAATAAAGAGAAACTTGAGAATCCGCCTTTTCTTTGTAAGTGCAGTAGATAG